The Primulina eburnea isolate SZY01 chromosome 12, ASM2296580v1, whole genome shotgun sequence genome includes the window TGCACCATATGACATGGTTTATCTTTTGGAAAATTAACTGAATGTCCAAAGGACCTACTGAAATTTTTTTCCCGTGTTTCTCAAAAACTGTCAATCCTTGTTGAAGTGTCATATGACATGGTTTATCTTTTTGAAAAGAAACTGAATGTCGATAGGACCTACTGAACTTTCTCAACCGTGGTTTGGCGATGCGGGATTTCGTCTAAGGGCCTTCATCCCCTTTGAGACTCAGTGTCCTCGCCGAGGTTTGCCCCACCATCCAAAACCCCCTGGGCCAAAGCAAAAAATTTCACAAGTGGGCTGGGGATGGTGGGGCAAACCTCCTCCCGAAAGGGGCAGAGGGTGAAGTCCCTCGGGCAAAATCCCACATCCCTaaaccaaataagagatactAGGCATTTAATTGTGCGTGTAGCGACCCCTTCTGACGCGTTTTAAATCCTTAAGGCCATGGGCCAAAGCGGACAATTTGACATGTGGGCTGGTCCGTTACAATTACAGTAATTTATCACGTTACAAGTGAAAGGTAAAACAGATAAGTAAAATCATTggaaaataaatatcaaagcttttataaatataaaaaattatatattcatcCCATAAAACAAGCGGCCATAAGCTTTTCGCATAATATAATGAGGCTTTGGAAACCATGCCCGATCACCATCAATTAAGAAGAATCTaactatataaaaaattataataaaaattttaaactgtATATTTCATCCAATTGAATAATATATTATCCATTTTCATACGTTTTCAAACGCTCTATCGAAACTACAAAACGGTTGTATGTCTGAACCCCCTATTTTGCTTGGGTTGAGCTACTTGCGAAAAGATTCTATTTTATCTTCTTTAACCGGTAAAACTAAAACAGAGATGGCCAgagatattttaattttttgttacGGCTGTTGGCAATAAAATTTTCAGTTACAAACCCCAGAAACACTTTtgaattttattgataaatttCCAGTTGGAAAATTGCAATTATACGCTCCCCACACCCAAATAAAACTCATTCCTCCAAGAAATTAAAACTCATTGCCCCAAGAAATTAAAACTCATTCCCTTTTTTTTTGCTCTTCCATTTCAATGGATTCTGAATTTGCAAAACTTTTTGTTCGTCTCCCCGAATCTCTCAATCAATTTGCAAAACTTTTCCTTGATCTCCCCGAATCTCTCATGGTAGTCATCTTTAACAAGGTGAAGGATGCTCAAGACTATCAGTTCTACTCTGTTTCAGAGAAATTTGCATACCTTGTTTCTCAGACACTCTCAATCCTTGTTGAAGTGACATATGACATAGTTTATCTTTTAGAAATAAAAAGAACGTCCAGAGGACCTACTGAAATTTCTCTCCCGTGTTTCACAGATACTCTCAATCCTTGTTGAAGTGCCATATGACATGGTTTATCTTTTGGAAAAGAAACTGAATGTCGAGAGGACCTACTAAACtttttttcttggtttggcaatGTGGGATTTCGCCTAAGGTCCTTCACCCTTCTTTCGGGACTCAGCGTCCTCGCCGAGGTTTGCCCCCACCATCCCAAACACCTTGGGCAAAAGCAGACAATTTCACAACTGGGCTATGGATGGTGGGGCAAACCTCAGCGAGGACGCTGAGGTCCGAAAGAGGGAGGGGGTGAAGTTCTTTGGGTAAAATCAAACATCGCTAAACCACGGGAGAGATACTAGGAATTTAATTGAGCGTGTAGAGACCCTTTCTGACGCGATTTAAATCCTTGAGGCCATGGTCCAAAGTGGACAATTGACATTTGGGCTGGTCCGTTACAATTAGAGTAATTCATCACGTTACAAGTGAAAGATAAAGCAGATAAGTAAAATCATCggaaaataaatatcaaagttTTTCATAAATATAAAGAATTATATATTCATCCCATAAAACCAAGCGGCCATAAGCTTTTCgcataaaatttttttaaggCTGAGTTAGACTCCATCCGAGGAGGTAGTCACTCCGAATAAATTGACAATTTATAATGAAAAACCCaattacaaaataaaatgaaagcagaTAATTTAGGGAATCAAATAACAAAATAAGCTACAGTAACGTTCAAACCATGTAATATAAGTTTATGGCCATGTTATCTCAGTAGCCGGGGGTTAGGGGAAAAATCGGGTCGATCTGGCTCGACGATGGGGAGAAAGCAAATCCAAAACCTGAATTGGTCGAGAAAGAAACGAGGATTTGGAAACCATGCCCGATCACCATCAATTAAGAAAAatctaaatataataataaataataataaaaatttaaatagtaTATTTCATCCAATTGAATTATATACTATCCATTTTCATACGTTTTCAAACGGTCTATCGAAACTACAAAACTGTTGTCTGTCCGAATCCCTTATTTTCCTTAGGTTGGGCTACTTGCGAAAAGATTCTATTTTATCGTCTTTAACCGGTAAAACTAAAACAGAAAAAGCCAaagatattttaattttttgttagGACCGTtgacaagaaaattttcagttACAAATCCAAAAACcaatttgaattttattgacAAATTTCCAGTTGGAAAATTGCAGTTATACGCTCCCCAACCCCCAAATAAAACTCATTTCCTCCAATAAATTACAAACCATTGCCCCAAGAAAATAAAACTCATTCAAAAAAACCCATTTTTTTGCTCTTCCATTTCAATTAATTCTGAATTTGCAAAACTTTTTGTTCGTCTCCCCGATTCTCTCAATCAATTTGCAAAACTTTTCCTTGATATCCCCGAATCTCTCATGGTAGTCATCTTTAACAAGGTGAAGGATGCTAAAAGACTCTATCAGTTCTACTCTGTTTCAGAGAAATTTGCGTACCTTGTTTCTCATACACTCTCAATCCTTGTTGAAGTGACATATGACATggtttatcttttgaaaaattaaattaatgtcCAGAGGACCTACTGAAATTTCTCTCCCGTGTTTCACAGACACTCTCAATCCTTGATGAAGTGCCATATGACATGGTTTATCTTTTGGAAAAGAAACTGAATGTCGAGATGTCCTACTGAACTTTCTCTCACTTGGTTTGGCAATGTGGGATTTCGCCTAAGGGCCTTCACCCCCTTTCGGGACTGAGCGTCCTAGTCGAGGTTTGCCCCCACCATACCAAACACATTGGGCCAAAGCAGACAATTTCACAAATGGGCTAGGGATGGTGGGGGTAAACTTTAGCGAGGACGCTGAGTCACGAAAGGGGGAAGGGGGTGAAGTTCCTTGGGCAAAATGCAACATCACTAAACCACGAGAGAGATACTAAGCATTTAATTGGGCATGTAGAGACCCCTTCTGACGCGTTTTAAATCCGTGAGGCAATGGTCCAAAGCAGACAATTTGACATGTGGGCTGGTCCGTTACAATTAGAGTATTTCATCACGTTACAAGTGAAAGATAAAACAGATAAGTAAAATCACCGGAAAATAAATATCTGAAAGGAATTTTTATTCCTTGAAATAATTTCCATAATTATTGTTgatattttgcctttctagtttttgatatgatattataatgATATGATCTCAcaatatctttaagatattaTCCTTATTTTTAAAGAGTTTGTTTCCTAATGAAATTGCTTTTTTGCCTAGGTTAAATACGACTCCAAGCAACAAACGTGTGCGGGTGAGAGAGAGGATTATTAGAGAGCCAAAGGTGTTCAAGAAAAGTTTGGAGATCAAAGCTAGCTCATACTGTTGTTGCCGAGAAGTGCTTACATCCTATGACGCCAACACCTAATCATTGTGTTGATTAGTGTGTTGATTTCTGAATACTTTTTCTTTCTCGGTTGATGCATCCCTTGTATATTGgttatacggtttgttagaggtttaggatgcaatttgttactcgccttaataagggagttgttttattctttcactagtattggtttttgtaaacttacaagttttctagtgaattattttgccctgaggcaccgcacaagtattttatacttgtgcataatttatatctcgTCTCTCTTATTATTATCGTTATTCCAACTACGTTTAGGTGTGTTAAATTTAtaacttccgctgcatgttgtcgtgagTGTTACAACACTTACGTACAACACCTATATTCTGAAACACACAACATTCACTTTCAACTCACTCACACATACACTGTGGAAACAgaactttcaattggtatcagagcctacgcTTGATATTACTAAGTGAGATtctgttttttttgttttgtttccaggtgaaaaaaaaaaaaatctgatgGAAGCATCATCAAATACTGTGTTTAGACCTCCCGTGTTGGATGGATCAAACTACGCATTGTGGAAAGTAAAGATGAGGGTTTTTATTAAATCAATTGACGAAAGAGCTTGACAACGTGTACTTGATGGTTGGAGTCCACCAAAACTCGAGGATGCTGATGGAGACACACGGCTCAAACCTGAAAGTACATGGACTGTCGATGAAGTGCAATCTTCAAACTATAATTCCAAGGCTCTCAATGCTATATTTTCATCCGTTGACACAAGGATGTTTAATTTAATCACCACTTGTGTATGCGCCAAAGATGCTTGGGAGATACTCCAGAAGCACTGTGAAGGATCCGCAAGTGTGCGTAAAACTAGGCTAAGGATGGTGACATCAAAGTTCGAAAGTTTGAGAATGGAGGACAAGGAGTCTATCCTTGAGTATGACTGCCGGCTGAGACAACTCTCAAATGAATCACATGGTCTAGGAGATCCCATACCAAATGAAAGATTGGTGAACAAGGTCCTAAGATCTCTTCCTGAGAGATTCAATGTCAAAGTTTGCGCCATTGAGGAATCTAAAGACACTTCAAACATCAACCTGGATGAACTCATGAGTTCTCTAAGAACTTTTGAAATGAATCTTGATCTGCAGAAGAAGGATAAAGGAAAGACAATAGCCTTTGAAGCTTCAACCGAATCTTATGATGAAATCCTTCAAATATCTAAAGAGGTGGATAAGTCTGATTTAGGTGAAGAATCGATCTCTCTGTTTACTAAGAAATTTGGAGATTACTTGAAGACTATGAGAGAAAAGAAGATAATTGGACAAAAATTTGAATTGCCCAATAACTCCACTTCTGCAAAAGCTCAAAGGTTTACTCCTATGAAAGGACAATTTCGACCGAAAACCGAATTGCAAATCCAATCAAATGTCAAAAATCTGGATTCAGTGCAATGTAGAGAGTGTTCCGGATATGGACATTATGCCAATGAATGTGCCAATCGACTTCGAAAAAACAAAGGCATGAATGTCACTCTAAGTGATGAAGAGTCTGATGATGACCAAAAATCAAATGAATCTGAAAAACATCTCTCGTTGTCCGCCGTGATCAAGGAGAAACGCTTAATGCAAATCAACCCATTGGGTGTTGCCACAGGTGTTGCAATACCTGGTCGCAACATCTCTTCAAATTCCTTATGTCTCAATTCTACAACCCTTAATGAATCAAGTCAGTCTGAAAATCAGGAAgtagatgatgatgagatcACTCTGGAAAGTGTGCAGACAATGTATGAAGAGTTGTACGAAGACTGGATTAAACGAAATAAAGTGAATACAATTCTATCCAAAGAGAACACTGAGTTGAAATCTCAAGTATCTCGACTTGAAGTAATCttgagcaagaaagatctggAGCTATGCAAAGTCAAGGAGGAGcttgaaaaatcatctcaaattttTGCCAAGCTTAATTCAAGTACATCTAAACTTGATTCACTTCTGATGAATGGAAAGAATGACAAAGCTGGACTTGGCTATTCGAATAGCTTGTTTGAAATTGGAGAATCATCTAATACTGAAAGAAAGCCAACTGTCTTTGTCAAGGAAAAGGCTGAAACTTCGAATGTTCCACACACTGGTAAAGGTGCTCCATCGAAGAGGCAATTGTCTACCAAGAAGTCCAAGTCTAGGAAACGTCACTTCATCTGTCACTACTGCTTTAGACCTGGTCACATCAAACCCTACTGTTTTAAACTTTGAGATGAGTACAAAAGATGGGAATCTAAAGAGGTGTTGCCACAGGTGTTGTACAACACTCGGCGCAACACTGCCAACATGAAGCCATCGGTAAAAAAAGTTTGGTTACCCAAGGCCAATATTAAATGTTCTGTTATTTATACTTCATTAAAGACTAACATTGCAGGAATATGGTACTTTGACAGTGGCTGCTTGCGCCACATGACAGATTCTAAAGACCATTTGATTGACTTTGTTGAACTAAGGAGTGGTCATGTGACGTATGGTGGTGGTGCTAAAGGAAGAATTGCTGGCAAAGGAACCTTGAATGTTGATGGACTGCCTAATCTACACAACGTGCTCTATGTCGAAGGGCTTAACTCAAAtttaataagcataagtcaactttgtgacGACGGTTTGCTTGTCAAGTTTGATAAAGACAATTGTGAAGTGTTTGATAATTCTAATACTCGCATTTTAACAGGTACTAGGTCTGCTGATAATTGCTATCAACTTGGAGAAGACGTAGTGAGCAATCATTCAAAGGTGAGCGAATTAAACTTGTGGCATCAAAAATTGGGACATGCAAACTTCAAGACATTAAAGAATCTTGGTAAATACgatgctgtgagaggtatgcctaatTTATCCTCTGGAATTCCGTATGTTTGTGGTGCATGTCAAAGAGGTAAGCAAACGCGTGTTCCCCatcaagtgttgcaacactttgggacaacacggtgtcttgaactcttgcacatggatcttatgggtccaatggaagtggaaagtcttggaggtaagaagtattcatgtgtttgtgtggatgatttctctcgctttacttgggtaagatttcttagagaaaaatccGATACATTTGATGTTTTCAAGAAATTACATGCTAAGATTACTAATCTACATAATCTGAGGGTTTGTAAGATAAGGACTGACCATGGTAAAGAATTTGAGAACTCACATTTTATATCATTCTGTGAAAAGAAGgggataactcatgaattttcagCCCCTAAGACTCCCTAACAAAATGGAATAGCCAAAAGGAAGAATAGGACACTACAAAAATGGCTAGGGTCATGTTAAGTTCTAAGAATATTTCAAAGAGATTTTGGGCCGAGGCCTTGAACACagcatgtcatatttcaaatcgtGTGTACTTAAGGAGTGGTTCTACTATGACATCCTATGAAATCATCATGGGAAAGAGGCCGAATCTCAAGTATTTTCATGTCTTTGggtgtgtatgttatgttttgaatgacCGAGACCATCTTGCAAATTTGACTCTAAAAGTGACAAATGTTTATTTCTTAGTTATTCGTCCAATAGTCGTGCATATCGCATATATAATCTGAGAACAAGAACGACTATGTAATCTATTAACGTTGTGTTTGACGATCTTGCAGATCTAACAGGAAAAACAATCGAGGATGATGTTGATGGGCTCCTGAATACAAGTAAGACACTGCCTAACACAGATGTTGGACCCGGTGTTGTAACACCTGAGACAACACCTGCATTGGCAGAATCAAATGATGAACCAGAAGAGTATACTGAAAATGATGATGGTGTAACCGATGAAGGGATTGATATTCCCAGcaagattcagaaaaatcatccatcatctcaGATCATTGGAGAAACTTTTGGAGGAATGCAAActagaagaaaggagaaggTAAACTATCGGAAAATGATGGGACTAGTATGCATGACTTCCGTATACTCTCAGGTAAGCCATACTTGTTTTGTTTCCctaattgaacccaaaaatgttAATGAGGccttaaaagatgaattttgggtCAATGCGATGCATGAGgaacttgaacaatttgttaGGAATGATGTGTGGGATTTGGTTCCCAGACCTAATAATGTGAATGTTATTGGAAccaaatggatttttaaaaacaaaactgatgaatctggaattgttgtgagaaacaaagcaaggctagttgctcaagggtatactcaaattgaaggaattgattttgatgaaacgttTGCCCCGGTTGCCCGGATTGAATCGGTTGGACTTTTACTTGCTATTGCATGTCACATGGACATAAAAttgtatcaaatggatgtgaaaagtgcatttttgAATGGCATCTTGAAAGAAGAAGCTTATGTAAGCCAACCTAAAGGATTTGAAGATCCACACCATCCGAACCATGTCTACAAGTTGAAGAAGGCACTGTATGGGCTTAAACAAGCTCCTCGAGCATGGTATGGTAAGCTTACAGAATATCTGCTTGACTTgggcttcaaacgaggtgaggttgatAAAACCCTTTTCATTCAAAAGTCAAAGCATGATATTCTTATGTGTcaaatttatgtggatgacatcatCTTTGGTGCTTCTTCTCAAAAACATGTTG containing:
- the LOC140806764 gene encoding uncharacterized protein, yielding MDSEFAKLFVRLPESLNQFAKLFLDLPESLMVVIFNKVKDAQDYQFYSVSEKFAYLVSQTLSILVEVLHPSFGTQRPRRGLPPPSQTPWAKADNFTTGLWMVGQTSARTLSPPKLEDADGDTRLKPESTWTVDEVQSSNYNSKALNAIFSSVDTRMFNLITTCVCAKDAWEILQKHCEGSASVRKTRLRMVTSKFESLRMEDKESILEYDCRLRQLSNESHGLGDPIPNERLVNKVLRSLPERFNVKVCAIEESKDTSNINLDELMSSLRTFEMNLDLQKKDKGKTIAFEASTESYDEILQISKEVDKSDLGEESISLFTKKFGDYLKTMREKKIIGQKFELPNNSTSAKAQRFTPMKGQFRPKTELQIQSNVKNLDSVQCRECSGYGHYANECANRLRKNKGMNVTLSDEESDDDQKSNESEKHLSLSAVIKEKRLMQINPLGVATGVAIPGRNISSNSLCLNSTTLNESSQSENQEVDDDEITLESVQTMYEELYEDWIKRNKVNTILSKENTELKSQVSRLEVILSKKDLELCKVKEELEKSSQIFAKLNSSTSKLDSLLMNGKNDKAGLGYSNSLFEIGESSNTERKPTVFVKEKAETSNVPHTGKGIWYFDSGCLRHMTDSKDHLIDFVELRSGHVTYGGGAKGRIAGKGTLNVDGLPNLHNVLYVEGLNSNLISISQLCDDGLLVKFDKDNCEVFDNSNTRILTGTRSADNCYQLGEDVVSNHSKVSELNLWHQKLGHANFKTLKNLDLTGKTIEDDVDGLLNTSKTLPNTDVGPGVVTPETTPALAESNDEPEEYTENDDGVTDEGIDIPSKIQKNHPSSQIIGETFGGMQTRRKEKVNYRKMMGLVCMTSVYSQVSHTCFVSLIEPKNVNEALKDEFWVNAMHEELEQFVRNDVWDLVPRPNNVNVIGTKWIFKNKTDESGIVVRNKARLVAQGYTQIEGIDFDETFAPVARIESVGLLLAIACHMDIKLYQMDVKSAFLNGILKEEAYVSQPKGFEDPHHPNHVYKLKKALYGLKQAPRAWYGKLTEYLLDLGFKRGEVDKTLFIQKSKHDILMCQIYVDDIIFGASSQKHVDNFVRCMSTTFEMSMVGELSYFLGLQIKQMHDGIFLCQSKFAKNVVKKFSTENSKHMKTPMGSTEKLSKDDVAASVDNTQYLSIIGSLLYLSAGRPDIMFSVCLCARYQADPKVTHLKAVKRILRYISGTVDLGLWYTKETNTNLVGFSDADWAGNLDDRKSTTGGCFYLGNNLVSWYSRKQNCVSLSTAESEYVAAASCCSQLLWMNQMVKDYGFNSDTLIVYCDNSSAIDISKNPVQHSRTKHIDIRHHFIRDLVEKGIIRMEFIRTENQLADIFTKPLDFERFSNLRKSPSLCAQ